A genomic region of Thermoanaerobaculia bacterium contains the following coding sequences:
- a CDS encoding DUF2780 domain-containing protein, with translation MELLQLLSQNLGVSESQAKGGAGLIFELVKDKLSDHEFSQVASAVPGVDQLIKAAPKSSGLGGMLGGLAGKMRGDLGSLGQLASLAGGFKSLHLDADMIGKFVPVILSFVQSKGGNTVKSMLEGVLK, from the coding sequence ATGGAACTTCTTCAATTATTGTCTCAAAACCTTGGTGTAAGTGAATCTCAGGCGAAGGGTGGAGCCGGCCTGATTTTCGAGCTGGTAAAGGATAAGCTGTCCGATCATGAATTTTCACAGGTTGCATCTGCCGTTCCTGGTGTCGATCAGCTGATTAAGGCCGCACCTAAAAGCTCTGGACTGGGAGGTATGCTGGGTGGGTTGGCCGGAAAGATGAGGGGTGATCTCGGTTCTCTAGGTCAGCTGGCCAGTTTAGCAGGCGGTTTTAAAAGTTTGCACCTTGATGCGGATATGATTGGTAAGTTTGTTCCTGTAATCCTTTCTTTTGTTCAGAGTAAAGGAGGGAATACTGTGAAATCAATGCTCGAGGGAGTCCTTAAATGA